TAATCCATTATTCAATGAAATACTCTAGCCACCTTCGGGTGGCTTTTTTTTATTCAAATCTTGCCATTGGGGTTAATCGGCACAATTGAATTGCACATGACTTCTTCTCAGTTTTATTGGATAATTCGCGCGCCTGAAAAGGCCGATTAGTGATAAACACAAATGAAGATTATTTCATTGCGTTCATGTAAGCAGGGAATGGTTAATTAATTTGCCTTAAGGGGATATCGTGTGAAAATAAATATAAAAGCGTTGATGCTGACATTATCTGCATTTACCTGCGTGGCCAGTGCACAGTCTATTAATATTGAAGTGCTGAGTGCGACAGTTAAAGATAAAAAGATTGATGACGCTTCGGTGATTCTACAGAAGAACGGTGCGCAGTCAGTGACTGCTCGCTCTGATGCCGCAGGCCGTGCAGCGCTTAACGCACCATTCGAGGTGGATCAGGACAGCTTACTTCTTATAAAAAAAGAAGGGTATTCCGATCTGGTGGTTAAATGCCCGTGCGATGGAATGACTTATGCTATTAGTCCAGTAATGAAAAATCTGGATGGAATGCGAATTGTATTAACCTGGGGTGAAAAACCTGACGATTTAGATTCCCACCTTATTTATCCAGGCAACCATATTTATTTCAGCCATAAAAATGGACGCGATGCTAATCTTGATGTCGACGACACTGATAGTTTCGGCCCAGAAACTATCACGATTGATAAAAAACATTTAGGCGAAAGTTATATTTATGCCGTTCATGATTATTCGAATGGTGAGAAGGCTAATTCATTAGCGCTCTCCGCAAGTCGTGCAAAAGTATTTGTCTATGTCGGAAGTTCACAGGTACGGTCGTATTCCGTCCCGTTGAGTAAGACAGGGAATATCTGGACGGTTTTCCGTCTTAATCCGAATGGTGATTTTGAAGATATTAATGCCGTTGGTGAGGCTGATTTCACAAAAGTGAAGGAGGATGTTGATGCACTGCCAATGGCGTTAAACCCCGCGCAAGCTGCACTTCTGGCGGGTGTTTCCGCCCCTGCGAATGCCGAGTTAGCAAAAAGCCTTAACCGTGACGGTGAAGCGGCCTATGGGCGCGGTGAGTTAGAACAGGCCACGACGCTGTTCCTGGCTGCGATCGAGCAGGACAGCGCATTTGGTCAGGCATACAGTAATCTGGGTCTGGCTTATCAAAAACGGGGCAATATTGCCGAAGCTATCTGGGCCAACCGTAAAGCGATTGCGCTGGCAAGTGGTAACAATGCGGCGACCACGCGTGCCAGCTCGTACTACAACATTGCAAAAATCTACGAGAATGCGGGTCAGTTCAGCGATGCCCTTCAGCATTATGAACTAGCGAAAAGCCAGAAAAGTAACACCGTTTACGATAAGGCGATCGAACGCATGAAAGCGAAGAGGTAAACGATAGCAGCTTGCTGTACATCACCTAATCTGTAACCACAGCGGAGGCCCTTTTGGCCTCCGTTTTGGTATGGTGCGTTACAAACGGGCGGACGCTGATGGTAAGGGCGTTCACCACGAAAATGCCCTGTGGATGTCAGCAATAAAAAATAAAAATCTGAC
The genomic region above belongs to Pectobacterium colocasium and contains:
- a CDS encoding YfaP family protein, producing MLTLSAFTCVASAQSINIEVLSATVKDKKIDDASVILQKNGAQSVTARSDAAGRAALNAPFEVDQDSLLLIKKEGYSDLVVKCPCDGMTYAISPVMKNLDGMRIVLTWGEKPDDLDSHLIYPGNHIYFSHKNGRDANLDVDDTDSFGPETITIDKKHLGESYIYAVHDYSNGEKANSLALSASRAKVFVYVGSSQVRSYSVPLSKTGNIWTVFRLNPNGDFEDINAVGEADFTKVKEDVDALPMALNPAQAALLAGVSAPANAELAKSLNRDGEAAYGRGELEQATTLFLAAIEQDSAFGQAYSNLGLAYQKRGNIAEAIWANRKAIALASGNNAATTRASSYYNIAKIYENAGQFSDALQHYELAKSQKSNTVYDKAIERMKAKR